GGAAGATCGACGCCTGCGATACGAGCCATCCTGCTGTTCTCCTGTCTGGCCGAGTCTGGGATTAGCCCTGGCGCTGCTTGTGCCGCGGGTTCTTCTTGCAGATGATGCGGATGACGCCCCGCCGCTTGATCACCTTGCAGTGCTCGCAGATCGGCTTCACGC
This window of the Longimicrobium sp. genome carries:
- the rpmJ gene encoding 50S ribosomal protein L36, which produces MKVRASVKPICEHCKVIKRRGVIRIICKKNPRHKQRQG